In Stutzerimonas stutzeri, a genomic segment contains:
- a CDS encoding thiolase family protein has protein sequence MREVVIVDSVRTGLAKSFRGKFNMTRPDDMAAHCVNALLSRNGLDPKLVEDCIVGAGSNEGAQGYNIGRNVAVLSNLGIQCAGMTLNRFCSSGLQSIAIAANQIASGCSDIIVAGGVESITMTAKSKNTENLYNPILQERVPGLYHSMGQTAEMVARRYNVTREQQDIYSMQSQQRTARAQAEGLFQDEIVPMNVRYFTEDKATGERTEHDGVVDRDDCNRPDTTLESLSGLKPVFADDGSVTAGNASQLSDGASMTLVMSLDKAIELGLTPRAFFRGFTVAGCEPDEMGIGPVFSVPRLLKARGLQVSDIDLWELNEAFASQCLYCRDTLEIDNEKFNVNGGSISIGHPFGMTGSRTAGHLIRELQRRNLRYGVVTMCVGGGMGASGLFEAVR, from the coding sequence ATGCGTGAAGTAGTGATCGTCGACAGCGTACGGACCGGCCTGGCCAAGTCCTTCCGCGGCAAGTTCAACATGACCCGCCCTGATGACATGGCGGCCCATTGCGTCAATGCGCTGCTGTCACGCAACGGTCTGGACCCCAAGCTGGTCGAGGACTGCATCGTCGGTGCCGGCTCCAACGAAGGTGCACAGGGCTACAACATCGGTCGCAACGTCGCGGTGCTGTCGAATCTGGGCATCCAGTGCGCGGGCATGACGCTCAACCGGTTCTGCTCGTCCGGCCTGCAATCGATTGCCATCGCTGCCAACCAGATCGCCTCCGGTTGCAGCGACATCATCGTCGCCGGCGGGGTCGAATCGATCACCATGACGGCCAAGAGCAAGAACACCGAAAATTTGTACAACCCGATCCTGCAGGAAAGGGTGCCCGGTCTTTATCACAGCATGGGCCAGACCGCCGAGATGGTTGCGCGTCGCTACAACGTGACTCGTGAGCAGCAGGACATTTACTCGATGCAGAGTCAGCAGCGCACCGCACGCGCCCAGGCTGAAGGGTTGTTCCAAGACGAAATCGTGCCGATGAACGTCCGCTATTTCACCGAGGACAAAGCCACTGGCGAGCGCACCGAGCACGACGGTGTGGTGGATCGCGACGACTGCAACCGGCCCGACACCACGCTGGAAAGCTTGTCGGGTCTAAAACCGGTGTTTGCCGACGACGGTTCGGTGACCGCCGGCAACGCCTCGCAACTATCTGATGGCGCTTCGATGACCCTGGTGATGAGCCTGGACAAGGCCATCGAGCTGGGCCTCACGCCGCGTGCGTTCTTCCGCGGTTTCACCGTGGCCGGCTGCGAGCCGGACGAAATGGGCATCGGCCCGGTTTTCTCGGTGCCGCGCCTGCTCAAGGCGCGCGGCCTTCAGGTCAGCGATATCGACCTGTGGGAACTCAATGAAGCCTTCGCCTCGCAGTGCCTGTATTGCCGCGACACGTTGGAAATCGACAACGAGAAGTTCAACGTCAACGGCGGCTCGATCTCCATCGGTCACCCGTTCGGCATGACCGG
- a CDS encoding DUF1127 domain-containing protein, which translates to MKSHVEFLKIDHLSTNRGTSLTALLREAWQRVSRWHALYRQRQQLAALSDDMLKDIGLSRADIETEANRPFWDEPYRRS; encoded by the coding sequence TTCTCAAGATTGATCATCTATCTACCAACCGCGGCACATCGCTTACAGCGCTGTTGCGCGAGGCCTGGCAGCGAGTAAGCCGCTGGCATGCGCTGTACCGCCAACGTCAGCAACTCGCCGCGCTCAGCGACGATATGCTCAAGGACATCGGCTTGAGTCGCGCCGATATCGAAACGGAAGCGAACCGTCCGTTCTGGGACGAGCCCTATCGGCGGAGCTGA
- the pap gene encoding polyphosphate:AMP phosphotransferase has product MFESAEIGHTIDKATYNAEVPALREALLEAQYRLREQARFPVLILINGIEGAGKGETIKLLNEWMDPRLIRVDSFDVPTDEELSHPPAWRYWRRLPAKGQTGIFFGNWYSKMLEDRVHGRIKKTDLELAIDRAQRFERMLCKEGMLIFKFWFHLSKDRMLQRLDSLKDDPLHSWRISPLDWQQSKTYDRFVKYGELILRRSSRDFAPWYIIEGSDERYRSLTAGRLLLEGLNAALDAADQQPVQPHTAPVELNIDRLGLLGSLDLDQKLDKEAYKDQLVEEQARLSRLLRDQRLRKRGVLALFEGHDAAGKGSAIRRVTGALDPRLYRTVQIAAPSEDELAQPWLWRFWRNVPARGQFTIFDRSWYGRVLVERVEGFCSPDEWLRAYSEINDFEEQLVEAGVVVVKFWLSIDKETQLDRFKEREDTPHKRFKITEEDWRNRDKWDDYGHAVADMVDRTSTEIAPWTLVEANDKRFARVKVLRTLNDALEAAIR; this is encoded by the coding sequence ATGTTCGAGTCCGCGGAAATCGGCCACACCATCGACAAGGCGACCTATAACGCGGAAGTACCCGCCCTGCGCGAAGCATTGCTCGAAGCCCAATATCGGCTGCGGGAGCAGGCGCGCTTTCCGGTGCTGATCCTGATCAACGGCATCGAAGGGGCGGGCAAGGGTGAGACGATCAAGCTGCTCAATGAATGGATGGACCCGCGCTTGATCCGCGTCGACAGCTTCGACGTGCCTACCGACGAAGAACTCTCTCATCCGCCAGCTTGGCGTTACTGGCGCCGTTTGCCAGCGAAGGGGCAAACCGGAATCTTCTTCGGTAACTGGTATAGCAAGATGCTTGAGGATCGGGTTCACGGTCGAATCAAGAAAACCGATCTCGAGCTGGCCATCGACCGGGCTCAGCGCTTCGAACGCATGCTTTGCAAAGAGGGCATGCTGATCTTCAAATTCTGGTTTCACCTGTCCAAGGACCGCATGCTTCAGCGCCTCGATTCGCTCAAGGACGATCCTCTGCATAGCTGGCGGATCAGTCCGCTGGATTGGCAACAATCGAAGACCTACGACCGGTTCGTCAAATACGGAGAGCTGATCCTGCGCCGTAGCAGCCGGGATTTTGCGCCCTGGTACATCATCGAGGGCAGCGACGAGCGTTATCGCAGCCTGACCGCCGGACGGTTGCTGCTTGAAGGCCTCAATGCCGCGCTGGACGCTGCTGATCAGCAGCCCGTGCAGCCCCACACCGCACCGGTTGAACTGAACATCGACCGGCTGGGTCTGCTCGGCAGTCTCGACCTCGATCAGAAGCTCGACAAGGAGGCGTACAAGGATCAACTGGTAGAGGAGCAGGCCCGCCTTTCCCGGCTGCTGCGCGATCAGCGCCTGCGCAAGCGCGGCGTGCTGGCGCTGTTCGAAGGCCACGATGCCGCGGGCAAGGGCAGCGCCATCCGCCGTGTCACCGGCGCGCTGGATCCGCGCCTGTATCGTACGGTGCAGATCGCAGCGCCCAGCGAGGACGAGCTGGCTCAACCATGGTTGTGGCGGTTCTGGCGCAACGTGCCGGCACGCGGGCAGTTCACGATTTTCGACCGGTCATGGTACGGCAGGGTGCTGGTCGAGCGGGTTGAAGGCTTCTGCTCGCCGGATGAATGGCTGCGTGCCTACAGCGAAATCAACGATTTCGAGGAGCAATTGGTGGAGGCCGGTGTAGTGGTGGTCAAGTTCTGGCTGTCGATAGACAAAGAGACACAACTGGACCGTTTCAAGGAGCGGGAGGACACCCCGCACAAGCGCTTCAAGATCACCGAGGAGGACTGGCGCAATCGCGACAAGTGGGACGATTACGGCCACGCGGTGGCGGACATGGTCGACCGCACCAGTACCGAAATCGCGCCTTGGACGCTGGTGGAGGCCAACGACAAGCGCTTCGCCCGGGTCAAGGTACTGCGCACCCTTAACGACGCGCTGGAAGCCGCGATCCGCTGA
- the mnmC gene encoding bifunctional tRNA (5-methylaminomethyl-2-thiouridine)(34)-methyltransferase MnmD/FAD-dependent 5-carboxymethylaminomethyl-2-thiouridine(34) oxidoreductase MnmC, translated as MTVPDTSGFQPAELDWDENGQPQSRLYGDVYFSRTSGMAETTHVFLQPNRLAERFAALQAGEGFVIGETGFGTGLNFLCAWALFERTAAAGAKLHFVSAEKHPLAPDDLQRALGLWPELQTQARQLLDQYVAINPGFQQFRFGRVALTLLVGDALECLSDLDAQADAWFLDGFAPAKNPDMWQPPLFAQLARLSAPGATLATFTSAGSVRRALKEAGFEIKRIPGFGHKWESLQGHVLESPKTADEPWFARPSFKPAQRRALVIGAGLAGCASAASLAARGWQVTVLERHGDIAQEGSGNPQGVLYLKLSAHGTALSRLVVSGFGYTRRLLHHLQRGRDWDACGVLQIAFDDKEAARQTALSDAFAPSLLRPVERLEAEQLAGVALDHGGLFYPDAGWAHPPALCRWMLDHPAIELLRHRNPVELRRAEGCWQALNGDEVLAEAPVVVLAGAADVARFSQSAWLPLKRIRGQITGLRATERSAELRTVLCAKGYVAPPRDGMHTLGASFNFADSDPAPSEAEHRANLDMLEEISADLFQRLQARTRPIDQLDGRVAFRCTSPDYLPIVGPLADPGSFAEAYAILSKDARQVPDSPCPWLDGLYVNTAHGSRGVITTPLSGELLAAWLDGEPLPVPRAIAESCHPNRFLLRKLIRRTTESN; from the coding sequence ATGACCGTCCCTGACACCTCCGGCTTCCAGCCCGCCGAGCTCGACTGGGACGAGAACGGCCAGCCGCAATCGCGCCTGTATGGCGATGTGTACTTTTCGCGCACCTCCGGCATGGCGGAAACCACCCATGTGTTCCTGCAGCCAAACCGGCTCGCCGAACGTTTCGCCGCGCTGCAGGCCGGAGAAGGATTCGTGATCGGCGAAACGGGTTTTGGCACCGGCCTGAACTTTCTCTGTGCCTGGGCACTGTTCGAGCGTACCGCGGCCGCAGGCGCCAAGCTGCATTTCGTCAGCGCCGAAAAGCACCCTCTCGCACCCGACGACCTTCAACGCGCCCTGGGCCTGTGGCCCGAGCTGCAGACGCAGGCGCGGCAACTGCTGGATCAGTACGTGGCGATCAACCCAGGCTTTCAGCAGTTCCGATTCGGTCGGGTGGCGCTGACCTTGCTGGTAGGCGATGCACTCGAGTGCCTGAGCGATTTGGATGCGCAGGCCGATGCCTGGTTTCTCGATGGGTTCGCCCCGGCCAAGAACCCGGACATGTGGCAGCCCCCGCTGTTTGCCCAGCTGGCGCGACTGTCAGCCCCGGGCGCGACCCTGGCGACCTTCACCAGCGCCGGTAGCGTGCGTCGAGCGTTGAAGGAGGCCGGTTTCGAGATCAAGCGAATCCCCGGTTTTGGCCATAAATGGGAAAGCCTGCAGGGCCATGTCCTCGAATCGCCGAAAACGGCGGACGAGCCCTGGTTCGCGCGGCCCTCATTCAAACCGGCACAACGCAGGGCTTTGGTCATCGGCGCCGGACTGGCTGGCTGCGCGAGCGCGGCGAGCCTGGCGGCCCGGGGCTGGCAGGTCACGGTGTTGGAGCGGCACGGCGATATCGCCCAGGAAGGTTCCGGCAATCCTCAGGGTGTGCTCTATCTGAAGCTGTCCGCGCACGGCACGGCGCTTTCGCGATTGGTGGTCAGCGGCTTTGGCTATACACGCCGGCTATTGCACCACTTGCAGCGAGGACGGGATTGGGACGCCTGTGGCGTATTGCAGATCGCTTTCGACGACAAGGAAGCCGCGCGACAAACCGCACTCTCCGACGCCTTTGCACCCAGCCTGCTGCGCCCCGTCGAGCGTTTGGAAGCCGAACAGCTGGCCGGTGTGGCGCTGGATCATGGCGGACTGTTCTACCCCGACGCCGGTTGGGCGCACCCGCCGGCACTGTGCCGGTGGATGCTCGATCATCCCGCTATCGAACTGCTCCGGCATCGAAACCCCGTCGAACTACGCCGCGCAGAGGGTTGCTGGCAGGCACTGAACGGCGACGAAGTATTGGCCGAAGCGCCGGTGGTTGTGCTGGCCGGCGCCGCCGATGTCGCGCGATTCAGCCAGAGCGCCTGGCTACCACTCAAGCGCATCCGCGGGCAGATCACCGGACTGCGTGCCACCGAAAGAAGCGCTGAATTACGCACCGTCCTCTGCGCCAAGGGCTACGTCGCCCCGCCGCGCGACGGCATGCACACCCTGGGCGCGAGCTTCAATTTCGCCGACAGCGATCCCGCGCCAAGCGAAGCGGAGCACCGCGCCAATCTGGACATGCTCGAAGAGATTTCAGCCGATCTGTTTCAGCGACTACAGGCCCGTACAAGGCCAATCGATCAGCTGGATGGCCGCGTCGCCTTCCGCTGCACCAGCCCGGACTACCTGCCGATCGTCGGCCCTTTGGCCGATCCCGGGTCATTCGCCGAGGCCTACGCAATACTGAGCAAGGATGCCCGCCAGGTGCCCGATTCACCCTGCCCTTGGCTGGACGGGCTGTACGTCAACACCGCCCATGGTTCACGTGGTGTGATCACCACACCGCTGTCCGGCGAACTGCTGGCTGCCTGGCTCGATGGCGAACCGTTGCCCGTGCCTCGCGCCATCGCCGAGTCCTGTCATCCGAATCGGTTTCTGCTGCGCAAGCTCATTCGTCGAACGACCGAATCGAACTGA